The Sulfuricurvum sp. IAE1 DNA segment TGTCTTGTTCTTGCGGGTGAGCTGAATGTTCAGGAATTCAGCGACCTCTTTCGCCTTGCCGATCTGCATCTCTTCGTTGTTGACTTCGTACACTTCGAAAAACGAGCCGACCTCGATGATGACGAGGGTGTCGGGGCCGTATTTTGCTTCGCACGCCGCCTGGAGCTCGAAATAGATTTCGGAGAGGAGCTTTTTTTTGTCATTCAGTATTGCCCCGATCTCTTCGATACTCATAGCTTCTCCGCGTGAAAATGAAAGTATTTTATTATAACTCAGGGGGGCTAAAAGAAAGACTATACGGAAAATATTTACAGGAGGATGCCTACCTCGAAGAGGCAGGCTTTAGTGCCAACGGCACGCGTAACCAAAGGAGCGTTGCCCCTTTAGCCGTTCAAATCAGATTCTTGCGTACGAAACGCTGATGCAGGCGTTAAGGGCAGAGAGTTCTTTGAGGGTTTTGTCGCTGACGGCGGAATCGACGATGATGACCGCAAGCGCTTCGCCGCTCTTGTTGCGTCCGAGGCGGAAGTCGGCGATGTTGACGTTGTGGGCGCCCAGCAGTGTGCCGACCTGTCCGATCACTCCGGGAACATCGGTGTTTTTGAAGAGGATCAGATTACCCGTAGGCTCGACGTCGACGCCGAAGCCGTTGATGTCAACGATACGCTGTACGTCTTCGTTGAACATCGTCGCGCTGATCTCGAACGCCTCTTTGTCGGTGGTGAGCTTCACGGTAACGAGATTTTTATACACAGGGCTTTCAGGGAGCTCTTCCGTTTCGATTTTGATGCCGCGCTCTTTGGCGACGAAATCGGCGTTGACGTAGTTGATCGTCTCACCCGACATCTCCGCCAGCGCACCGACGGTTGCAAACGTTGCGAGTGATGCGAGATACTCGGCGATCTCGCCGCGGCCGCTCACCTTGATCGATACGATGGGAGCTTTGTTGATCTGGGCGCTGAGGAACCCGATTTTCTGCACCATTTCAAGGAACGGTTTGACGAACGGAGGGATCTTCGTCTCGTCGATCGGGAGGTTCAGGGCGTGCGGATACGCGATCCCTTTGGCCGCTTCGATCGCCTGCTGTGCCGCTTCGACGGCGATGTTGTACTGCGATTCGAACGTGTTCGCCCCCAGGTGCGGAGAGACGGTGACGTTGTCGAGGTCGAGAAGCTTGTGATCGGTTGCGGGTTCTTTGTTGAACACGTCGATTCCGGCGAAACGGATTTTGCCCGATTTGAGGCCGTCGTAGAGGGCTTCTTCGTCGTACAATCCGCCGCGTGCGCAGTTGATGAGGACGACGCCGTCTTTCATTTTGGCGATTTCATCCGCACCGATCATCCCGACCGTCTCTTTGTTTTTGGGAGTATGGATCGTGATAATGTCGCAGGCAAGGATATCCTCGAAATTCGTCGTGTATTTGACGCCCACATCGGTCGCTTTGGAAGGATGGATATAAGGGTCGTATGCGATAACATCCATTTCGAACGCTTTGGAGCGGATACCTACGCGGCTTCCGATGTTACCGAAACCGATGATCCCCAGTTTTTTCCCTTTGAGTTCGTAACCGTACCATTTTTCCCGTTTCCAGATACGCTGGTTTTTGAGATGGTCGTGAGAATAGGGAAACATACGCATGCACGAAAGCATGTGGGTCATGGTAAGTTCGACTGCCGCAATCGTGTTCGCCGTCGGGACGTTCATGACGATAATCCCCTCTTTAGAACATCCGGGGATATCTACGTTATCGACACCCACGCCCGCACGAACGATCGCTTTCATTCTGCCTTTTGCGGCATTGATAAATTTGTCGTCGACATCGGTCGAACTGCGGGTAATTGCGACATCCGCGTCCTTGATGACGTCAAGCAGAGCCGTTTTGTCCATGTCCGCGGCAAAAATCATATCGATTTTATCGTCGCGGCGCAGAATGTTCAGCCCCTCTTCATGGATATGGTCACATACGACAATTTTATATTTTTCCATTACTTTTCCTCTGTATAAGGCGACACCGTCGCCGTGATTTGGTAGGTTTTTAGTTTAGTTACAAGAGATGCGAGCACGTTTCGGTCGTTCGAGTCGACCAGGAGGGTCATCGCGTCACCCTCTTTTTGCAGAAAATACGGGAGCGCTTTATTGTAAAGCTCCTGTTTCACGCAAAAAAGTTCGTACGAATCTTTCAGCGGTACCGTCATCCGGTACGCCGGCACTTCGGGATGTTCTCCCGCGTCGAGTACCATATGGACCTCGTTGACGGGATAATGGTAGTCTTTTTCTTCGCTTCGGGAGAAACGTTCCAGCCAACCCTCTTCCTCGGAAGAAGCGCTGAAAGAGGATTTTTCATCTCCCTCCGCCGTAAAACGTTCCGAGAGGGGAACCGACGGATTGATCTGAATCATGAAAATGACGATGAACGCGGCTACAGCAGCTGCTATAAGAGGAAACAGCCAGTAGGCAACCCGTCCCATCGGTCTTATTTCAATTGGTCTTTAATAAGGTCGCCCAGGCTGTTCGACTCGTCGTCGTTGATTTCGTTGAGCATTTCCTGATCTTTGATCCGCTCGAGTTTTTTCACCGAGAGGCGGATACGGTCGCGTTTGGCATCGATCACGAGAATCGCCGCTTCGATCGTCTGTCCGATCTGAAGCTCCTCGGCAACGAGGGGGTAAAGGTCTTCGTTACGGATCAGGGCGTCGACTCCCCCTTCGAGCGAAACGAACACGCCGAAATCTTTGACGTCACGGACGGTTGCTTTGACGACGTCGTTCATTTTGTGGCTTGTCGCGAACTGATCGATCGGAGACTCTTCGAGCGATTTGCGGTTCAACGAGATTTTTTCGTCTTCGGCGTTGATCTTAGCGATTTTCACTTCGATCTCGTCGCCTACTTTGAGCGTATCTTTGCATTTGACGTTTTTATCCCATGACAGGTCCTGGTTGTGCAGGAGCCCTTCGACGCCGCCTACTTTGACGAATGCGCCGAAATCGGTCAGAGAGGTGACGGTCCCTTTGACCACGTCGCCTTCTTTGCATTTTTTCATGAATTCTTCGAACGGTTTAGGCTGAAGGCGTTTGTACGAAACGCGCAGTTTGTGCGTTTTCGAATTGATTTCGATCACTTCGACGTCGATTTCCTGACCGACGGTGAGGTAGTCTTTTGGGTGCTTGATGTTTTTGTCCCACGTGATTTCGGAGATGTGCAAGAACCCTTCGATATCGTTCCCAAGATCGACGAATACGCCGTAAGGCTCGATGTTGCTGACGGTAACGGTGATGGTATCACCCTCGTCCAGAGCCTCTTCGACCTCTTTCCACGGATCGGGCTGAACCGCTTTGATCGAGAGGGAGAGGTGGCGTTTGTCTTTGTCGTACGCGATCGCTTTGACCGTTACTTCGTCACCCTCTTTGTAAAGTTTGGAAGGGTTGACCGGCCCTTTGTAGCTGATTTCGTTGTAGTGAACGAGACCGTCGATTCCGCCCACGTCTACGAACATACCGTAGCTGGTGATCTTTTTGACGGTTCCCTGGATGATTTTACCCTCTTCCATCAGGGCGTCGATCACCTCTTTTTTCCGTTTGCGCTCATCATTGAAAAGCTTGCGGCGCGATACGACGATCGAAGCTTCCGCCGGGTCGATTTTGACGACCTGGGCCTTGACCGTTTTGCCGATGACGTTGTCGCTCTCTTTGAACGCCGCGAGCGAGCGGGGGAGGAAGAAGTGGACGTCGTCCGCTTCGAGGAGGTATCCCCCTTTGTTTTTCTTGGTCACGACCGCATCGACGATGACCGATTCGAAATCGTCTTTGTGGGCATTGATAAACGCAAGCGTTTTCTCCTGCTCCAGCACTTTTTTATACGAGATTTTCGGACGCTCGTTGTAGTGTCCCGTAATCATTACCGTAATTTTGTCGCCGACGTTGAAAAGAAGTTTGCCGCTCGTATCGCGGATCTCGTCGAGTGAAATGATCCCTTCGAGTTTCTCGCCGACGCCTACCAACGCGCGGTTGTCACCCTCCTGGATTTCTACGATTTCACCTTCGGTGATGCGAGTAGATTCTTGCTCTTTGAAAGACGCCTCTAACATCTCGGCAAAATTTTCTTCTTCGAACGCTTCGTTATCGAAAGCCATACCTAATCCCTTGTAACTAAAAATTGGCTGATTATAGCGCAAAAATGCTTGGATTCGGTTTTATTTGCATGAAATATCGCGTAAACGGAAAAATCAAAGGGGGTGAAAAGGAGGAGGCAAGGAGAGGCGGACGGGAAGAAAATTTCTTCTTCCCTCCGGATTAGAACCGCATCATTCCCTGCAGGAGGAATTTGTTGGAGTTGGTGTGGAATTCCGCTTCGCTCTGGGGGCGGCGTTCATCGCCGAACCCGTGCGCAAGGGTTGCTTTAAGGTCAAAATTGCCGTAATTCATGGCATACCCTACCCCGACGGCATTGAGCGTGCGGATATTGTCGTCACTGTTAAACGTCATATCGTTTTTCCATACTTTGGCATGGTCCAAAAAGATGCTGGTGCTATGGCTGATCTGCCGCAGCGACGGGAGAGCGTAGATCAAATCGAGGCTGATCGCATACCCCTGGTCGCCGCTGAGTTCGCTGTCTTCGTAAGCCCGAACGCCGTTGGTTCCGCCTACCGAGAGATCTTCGGAAGAATCGAGGTTGTTACCGAAGCTTTTTTGGGCTTTGCAAGTGCTCTGGAGGGTCATTCCGTCCCTGAGGTACTGGCTGTGCAATGCGTTCAGGGCCAGTTTGGTGTAGTTGCCTCCCGAATTGAGCCCCGCATCGTTGGTGATGGCCGTACCGTTTTTAAGTCCCAGATGGCCGATCGTGTATCCCGCCGAAGCATACAGGCTTCCGGGAAGGCCGGCGAGCGAGGTATTACGTTTATCGCTTGCCTTGAGCGTCAGGGCGTCGAGCTGTTTTTTCGCTTCATCGACGCTGCCGGGGGTTCCGCTGCTGTCCTTCATCTCCTTGTGGTCATACGATGCCTCGAGGGTCTGCGTATGGACGCGGGTCTTGATTGTCGGGTAACTGACATAGGCGCTGTAACTGTCGGTCCGTCCGTACGCGTCGTAGTTCTCGATCTCATCAAGGGTATAGTCGGTCATACTGAAGCTCACCCCGCCTTTGAGTCCCGAATATCCCAGCGGGCGATCATACCCCAGGCGGATGTTTTTGAGATCGGCGGTGTTGGAGACGAGCCCGGTTATACTCAGGGTATCGCCGATTCCGGTGAGGCTGTTGATGTAACCACCCGCACTCAGACGGTTCTCTCCGGTGTAGCGGCTTCCGTAATTATCGACTATGGCATAGCCGTTGTATTTGGGCGTCGGGGAGACGGTGATGCGAAAGTCGCTGGTTCCGACTGCCTCTCCCGGGTAAACTTCGGCGTTGGTCACCTGCGCACCCGAGAGATCGTTGATGAGGAGCATCTGGCGCTCAAGGCTCATCGTGGAGACGATCTGACCTTGCTTGAGATGGTCCATGAATCCCTGTACTTCGGCGGTATCGACCAGAGAGCTGTTTTTCATGTCGAACGATCCGTACGTCCCTTCGATGATCGCAATCTCGACGATGCCGTTCTCCATGCTTTGCGCGGGGATATACGCACGGGCTACGAAGTAGCCGTTATCACGGTAGTATTTGGTGATTACCGATGCGACCTCTTTGAGAGCGTTGATTCCCAGTTCTTTTCCCTCGTAGGGTTTGACCAGTTCAGCCAGAACGTCCGATCCGAAAACGGTGTTTCCGCTGAATTTGAACGATTTTACAAAGACTTTTACCGTGTCTTTGGCTTCAAGCGGCGCTTTGTATTCCCCCGCTCCGACACTTGGCAGCGCTTTGGGTGTCTCAGGAAGCTTCGGCTGTTCCACCTGGCGGAGGATGTCTCCGGTCGTGGGTGCGGCGGCCATCAAAGAGACCGATGCCAGCAGGGAAAGGGTAATGGTTCGTTTCATCATCGCAGATCCTTATCTTTTCTCATTTTCATTGTTCGGTTCAACGTTCATTCCGTTGTTCCCGCTTCCGCTCACAGCGTTGTCCGCAACGACGTAAAACTCCTGGCTGACCCCTTTGGGAAGGTTCAGTCCCCCGTTTACCAATTCGACCAGGCTGTCGTTGGCCAGCGGTACGCGGATATCGCCGGCTCCCTGTACCGTAGCGGCCGTCTGAAGCTGTTCCATCGATACGGTTTGTACGGGAACATTGCCATCGGCAACCCCTACAAGGTTCAACGTTCCGCCGCCGGTCGTCCCCTGGGGAAGAATGCTTTGCAACAGAGTGTTGTTTTTGGCTTGGGTCTGTATCTGCTGCGGTTTTGGCGCATGCGGTGGAACCGTTAGCGGTGCAGGCGGCGTTACGATTGTCGAGTTGACAATGGTCGTGACGACGTCAGAAACCTCTTTTTCCTGCTGCGCAGTGCTCGTTACAGGCGTGGTGGCCGCCGGCGCGGGTGCGGGTGTTAGATTTGAATAAACGACATTCCATTTCGTCGAGTTATCAGTGAAATAAAGGCTCGGATCATAATTTGAACGCGTTTTGGAGATCACTTCCGTTCCCGGGGTAAATCCTAAAACCGCAGAATCTTTGTATCCCGTATAAACGACGATGCGGTTGGTCGCCGTAGGAGCGGAAATCGTGCCATTGTTCACGAAATTGTTTTCAGCCGTGAAAATCATGCCATTTCCCAAGCCTGTCGAGCTTGCCACGGTAACACCGCTGTCAATGGTCATGGTTCCTTGCGTTCTGAATTCATACGGGTTGGCCAACGATATGTCTCCAACGAATTGAACATTACCGGTTTGAGAAGCCGAGCCGACGGTAATTTTTTCAAATCCGCTTTGAATATTCGAAATTTCGGCCGCTGTAATATCCACGATTCCCGCTGCCGCGTTAGCGCTGCCGCCACCGATTTCAATCGCCTTGGTCGCGTCCCGTGCCTGCAATGCGAGACGGTTGTTTCCAGACACCGCACCGCCCAGATCGATTTTGTTGGCGGTAACCGTTACGTTCGAACTACCTGCACTGAGGGTATTTTTAAAATCGACTTTTGATCCCGTAAATGCTTTGGAATCGAATACGTTGATATCATCCAGATACAGATTCGCACCGAGTGCTCGCCCTCCGCTTGCATCCCATGAACCTGAAATAAATACGAACTTATAGTTTCCATCGGCCAACGCCGTAGCCGAAGAAGTCGTCCAAGGCTGTGCCGTAGCCGAGTTTTTCCCGGTTTTATCAAGAATGACCTGGGTAGCACCCGTCGCCGTATTGACCATGTACCCAAACACGTCATAGGCGTCGCTTCCGCCCGTAGCGGACCATTTAAATGAAATTCCCTCACCTGCTTTGAGGCTGACTTCGGAATCACTGACCACATAAGGACCACGAATGACTCCATAACCCGCCGAGATACTTCCGCCGTTCGATGTCATCTGTAACGAATTGTTTCCACTGCCCGTATCAACGTTTGAACTGACTTGAGTGGTATAGCTACCCGGATACGGGTAATTATCATACGGGGCGCTGCCTCCGGAAGGAACGATAGGAGGAGCCGCCGTGTCATTAGGCGTTGCATATCCGGCAATGGCGCTGCCACCGTTGAGTTGAACCCCGGCATTCGTAACCGTCCATCCTGTAATCGTTGTCGATCCTTGCCCATCCGTTTCAAAGCTTGGATTGTTAAAACCTGACAACGCCGTCAGCAAAGAAACTGCACCGTCATAGATTTGATCGTTGGCAGTTGTAACGGACGTACCGTAGATATTGATGGCATTTCCTTTGACATTCAATGAGTCCAGAGCGGTAGTCGCTCCCACATTTCCGCTGAATCTAACCGTCCCCGCAAGTGCGTCAAGCGTTAAGGCACCGGCACCGTCAATGGTTTCGTTGAAGGTAATATTGCCTCCGTTCGTTTTAACCGAATTAGACGAACCGTTTAGAACCACATTACCGTCAAACACTACTCCCAGAGTATGGGCATTGCTATTTTGCGTGGCATCGATATCCACTCCGTTTTGCAGAATGATGGAGTTGTCGGCAGACAATGTCAACGTCGCATCCCCAGCCATACTTCCGGTGATGATGTCTTCATTCACATTGATGTTATTGTCCGCTTCCAAAAGAACACTCGTGCCTAAATCAAGTGCAGTTACAATTGACGAAGCAGCCACGGTCACATCTCCGCTTGTACCTGTCGTAGCGGGAGTTCCGGAAAGCGGTTCACTTCCGCCCGAAGCGATTGTTATATTGGTCGGATCGAGCAACCACGTTTTCGCTTTGATTGTTGTATCGCTTCCAATGCCGAGTTCTTGTCCCGACGTCTCAACAAACCCTCCTGCGGCATCGATGGTTCCGGATACGGTTGTTTTCCCTCCGTGAGCGAAAAGAACGACCTTGCCCGTCACGTCTTCGAGTGTCTGCGCTTCGATGATCCCGGTATTGTTCACCATACCGTCCAGGATGGTGTTGAGCGCCTGGGTGGTCAGGTAGACTTGACCTCCGTCGGCTTTGATAAGCCCTTTGTTCTCTACCAGAGCATCCATCGTTCCCTGATCGATGGTCAGCTTTACGAGAGAGTTGCCGTTGAGATTGAGACTGATCTTTTCGCCTGACGCCATCTGTACGTTCCCCATCGTCGCAACGATGGTCCCTTCATTGGCTACGGTTTTACCCATCATTGCCACGTAACCGCCGTTGCCAGCTGTAATCGTTCCCATGTTGAGGACGGAATTCTGGCTGTTACCTTCGAAGACATAGTTGCCTGATTGGAAGTTCGCATCGGTAATATTGAGCGTAGAGGCTACGATCCCCCCCACATTGATTTGTGCGCCGTTGGCGAATAAAATCCCGTTAGGGTTGATGAGGAATACCTGTCCGTTCGCGTTCATTGCCCCTTCGATAAGAGAACGGTTGGTCCCGATGACACGGTTGAGCGTAACCGAGGCGGCGGAAGGCTGTACGAAGTTGACCGTTTCACTCTTGCCGATGCTGAAATCCTGCCAGTTGATCGAGGCCTTGTTGGTAGACTGGCTGATGGTGGTAACGCTGCCGTTTTGGCTGATGGTTGCGCTGCCTGTCGTTACGGTACCTCCGCTTGGTGCGGCGTACGCGATGCTCGATCCTGCAAGCAATGCCGACACGACAAGCGATATTTTTCCACCTTTGAGAATACGAAAACGCGAACTGTAATCCGAATTGCCCTTCATCATTGAATCCTCTTGTATGATTATTCGGGTGTATTACCCTGTGGTGGAATTATCCGACGATAGAGTTGCAATTGTGTTGCAGATTTGTTGTACGGATGTTGCATCGGTACGTGTATCGACACTCAGACAACAAAGTACGGATACGTTTCTCGTGAAGGAAAAAGAGGGGAACAGAAATCTATCGGCGAAGATGCTCGATCGCTTCGACCACTTCGTCGATGATCCAGTCAGGTGTAGATGCCCCTGCACTGATCCCGCAGAACTCTTTTCCGCTGAACCAGCCGGGCTCGAGATCGTCTTTGCTCTCGATATGATAACTGTCAGGGCAGAATTCTTTGGAAATGGCGTAGAGCTGTTTGGTGTTCGAAGAGTTTTTGCCGCCGATGATCACCATCACGTCGGCTTTTTGGGCCAATGCGCGTACGGCATCCTGGTTGTCGAACGTCGCGTTGCAGATCGTGTTGAATACCCGCACCTCCTTGTGCGTTTCCATCAGCTTTCCGACGATTTGACGGTAATCTTCGATCTTGCGGGTCGTCTGTGCGACGGTGGCCACTTTTTCGCGCAGTTTAAGCGCATCGATCTCCTCGGGAGCGTTGATGACGAATACGTTGCCCACACCATAGCTTTTGACCCCTTTGATCTCGGGGTGGGCTTCGTCTCCGAAAATGACGATATCGTACCCCTGAGTACTCATCTCCTCGACGATTTGCTGGGGCTTGGTAACGTAAGGACACGTCGCATCGACGACGTTCACGTTGCGGCGGTTCAGGAGGGCAAGTTCTTCTTTGGGAATACCGTGGGTTCGAATGACGGCAGTATCTCCGGCTTTGAAGGTATCGAGATTTTCGCTCAACGCGACGTTAAAATCGTTTTTGAGTCGCGCGATCTCGTTGGCATTATGAATAAGCGGGCCATAGGTGGAAGAGTTGCGGTTTTCTTCGGCAATTTTGATCGCCCGTTTCACACCGAAACAGAATCCGTAACTTTCGGCCAGCTCGATTTTCATCGTTCTACCTTCGCAAAAGTGCCGAGGAGCTCAAAGAAGTTAGGGAAGGAAGTATTGATGCATTCGACGTCTTCGACCTCCATCCCGCATCTCAGCCCCGCAATCAGGAAACTCATGGCGATCCGATGGTCGCCGTAACTGTTCACGGTGGCGGATTTGAGCTCTCCGCCGATCACCGCATAGCCGTCGGGATACTCTTCGGTTTCGATGCCGCAGAGGTTCAGGTTATCAACCACCGTTTTAATCCGGTCGGACTCTTTGACCCGAAGTTCTTCGGCATTTTTGACGACGCTTTTCCCTTCCGCGCACGCCATGGCCACAGAAAGAGCCGGGAGCTCGTCGATGAGCCACGCAATGTTTTCCTCGACGGTAACGGCTTTAAGAGGGGCGTACTCGACGCGAATGTTGCCGATCGGCTCGTACCGCTCGTCGGTGAGGGTATAGGTGATCTTGGCCCCCATTTTTTCCAATACTTTAAACGCTTCGATACGGGTCGGGTTGAGGGTGACCCCTTCGATCAGGGCCGATGCCCCGGGGACGATCGCCGCCGCTACGGCGAAGAAAAAAGCGCTGGAAGGATCGGCAGGCACACGGATATCCAGCGGCGAAAGCGGTTTTTCCAAAGGCCATATTTTGGTCTCAAGGCCGTTTACCTCGATGCGTGCCCCCATCCCCCGCAACATCCGTTCGGTGTGGTCACGGCTCAGTTCCGGCTCACGGAATGTGCAGACGCCGTCTGAACGGAGCGCTGCGAGCATCATGGCGCTTTTGACCTGCGCCGATGCGACCGGAGATGTATAATCGAACGATTTGAGCGACGCGCCCCGGATCGAAAGGGGAGCCAGGTCACCGTTGTTGCGTCCGTCGAGCTTCGCGCCGATGGAGCGCAGCGGCTGGGTCACCCGTTTCATCGGGCGGCGTTTGAGATACTCGTCACCGGTGAGGACAAAATGCCCCTCCGCCGAAGAGAGGAGGCCGCAAAACAGCCGCATCCCCGTCCCGGAGTTCCCGCAGTCGAGGATTTCGCTCGTCTCTTTTATCCCGTTGGAGCGGATCGTGATGGTCTCTCCCTCATCCAGGATATCCGCCCCCAGATGACCGACGATTTTGAGGGTATTGAGGGTGTCCTCGGCACGGAGAAAATTGCGGACCTTACTCTCCCCTTCGGCCAGAACGGCGAACATGGCGCATCGGTGCGAAATCGATTTGTCGGGCGCGATCGCGTTGCTCTTGAACGCGAAGGAGTGGACCGGATGGACTTTCGCTTTCGTCATCGCAAGCTTACCCCGAGTTCGTTTTTCAAACCGTCCAGCACCCATTCCATCGCGGCGGTGATATCTTCCTCTTCCAGCGTCTTTTCCTCCGACTGCAGAACAAACCGCAGCGTCAGGCTCATCTGGTCACCCAGCGCTTCGGAGACGTAGCGGTCGACGGGATAGAACCGACGGACCTGAGGGGAGACGTGTTTTTCAATGACGTTTTTGATCGTTTCGTACGCCGTCTCTTTCGAAACGACGATGCTCAAATCGCGATACGACGCCTGGTACTTCGAGTACGGCTGCGCCTGGATCAAGCCGTATGGGAGAAGATCGGTTTTGAGCTCGCACATAAACGTCTGCGGAAGGTCGAACGCTTCCTCCACACTGGGGTGAACGCGGAAAAGTTCCCCCGCCTCGACCCCGGCGATCATCACTTTCGCACAAACGTAAGGGTGTGCGAGGGAATGGGAGGGAACGTGCGAAACGAGTTCAAACGAACCCGCCACGTCCGATATCATCTGGACGAACGACGCGAAATCGATGGAGGCGGGCTTGCCGGCATTGGCAACTTTTTCACCCTGCACCGCACCCGAAACGATAAACCCTAGACGCTTGGATTCTTTACGATCCGCATCGAACACCATCCCCGCTTCGAACAGGGCAATTTTTTTCTGATTCACTTTGACGTTCGCCGATGCGGAGTTCAAAAGCCCCATAAGAAGGGTCGGCCGAAGCGTATCGAAATTGGCGGTAATCGGGTTGAGCAGTTCTTTGGATTCGTCGGTGCAGACGAACCCGTATTTTTCAAGCTGTGTGCGTTCGTTAAAAACGAAATGGACCGATTCGTAAAACCCGCTCTGCGCGGCGCGATGG contains these protein-coding regions:
- the serA gene encoding phosphoglycerate dehydrogenase; translated protein: MEKYKIVVCDHIHEEGLNILRRDDKIDMIFAADMDKTALLDVIKDADVAITRSSTDVDDKFINAAKGRMKAIVRAGVGVDNVDIPGCSKEGIIVMNVPTANTIAAVELTMTHMLSCMRMFPYSHDHLKNQRIWKREKWYGYELKGKKLGIIGFGNIGSRVGIRSKAFEMDVIAYDPYIHPSKATDVGVKYTTNFEDILACDIITIHTPKNKETVGMIGADEIAKMKDGVVLINCARGGLYDEEALYDGLKSGKIRFAGIDVFNKEPATDHKLLDLDNVTVSPHLGANTFESQYNIAVEAAQQAIEAAKGIAYPHALNLPIDETKIPPFVKPFLEMVQKIGFLSAQINKAPIVSIKVSGRGEIAEYLASLATFATVGALAEMSGETINYVNADFVAKERGIKIETEELPESPVYKNLVTVKLTTDKEAFEISATMFNEDVQRIVDINGFGVDVEPTGNLILFKNTDVPGVIGQVGTLLGAHNVNIADFRLGRNKSGEALAVIIVDSAVSDKTLKELSALNACISVSYARI
- a CDS encoding 4-hydroxy-3-methylbut-2-enyl diphosphate reductase; this translates as MKIELAESYGFCFGVKRAIKIAEENRNSSTYGPLIHNANEIARLKNDFNVALSENLDTFKAGDTAVIRTHGIPKEELALLNRRNVNVVDATCPYVTKPQQIVEEMSTQGYDIVIFGDEAHPEIKGVKSYGVGNVFVINAPEEIDALKLREKVATVAQTTRKIEDYRQIVGKLMETHKEVRVFNTICNATFDNQDAVRALAQKADVMVIIGGKNSSNTKQLYAISKEFCPDSYHIESKDDLEPGWFSGKEFCGISAGASTPDWIIDEVVEAIEHLRR
- a CDS encoding 30S ribosomal protein S1, translating into MAFDNEAFEEENFAEMLEASFKEQESTRITEGEIVEIQEGDNRALVGVGEKLEGIISLDEIRDTSGKLLFNVGDKITVMITGHYNERPKISYKKVLEQEKTLAFINAHKDDFESVIVDAVVTKKNKGGYLLEADDVHFFLPRSLAAFKESDNVIGKTVKAQVVKIDPAEASIVVSRRKLFNDERKRKKEVIDALMEEGKIIQGTVKKITSYGMFVDVGGIDGLVHYNEISYKGPVNPSKLYKEGDEVTVKAIAYDKDKRHLSLSIKAVQPDPWKEVEEALDEGDTITVTVSNIEPYGVFVDLGNDIEGFLHISEITWDKNIKHPKDYLTVGQEIDVEVIEINSKTHKLRVSYKRLQPKPFEEFMKKCKEGDVVKGTVTSLTDFGAFVKVGGVEGLLHNQDLSWDKNVKCKDTLKVGDEIEVKIAKINAEDEKISLNRKSLEESPIDQFATSHKMNDVVKATVRDVKDFGVFVSLEGGVDALIRNEDLYPLVAEELQIGQTIEAAILVIDAKRDRIRLSVKKLERIKDQEMLNEINDDESNSLGDLIKDQLK
- a CDS encoding filamentous hemagglutinin N-terminal domain-containing protein — protein: MKGNSDYSSRFRILKGGKISLVVSALLAGSSIAYAAPSGGTVTTGSATISQNGSVTTISQSTNKASINWQDFSIGKSETVNFVQPSAASVTLNRVIGTNRSLIEGAMNANGQVFLINPNGILFANGAQINVGGIVASTLNITDANFQSGNYVFEGNSQNSVLNMGTITAGNGGYVAMMGKTVANEGTIVATMGNVQMASGEKISLNLNGNSLVKLTIDQGTMDALVENKGLIKADGGQVYLTTQALNTILDGMVNNTGIIEAQTLEDVTGKVVLFAHGGKTTVSGTIDAAGGFVETSGQELGIGSDTTIKAKTWLLDPTNITIASGGSEPLSGTPATTGTSGDVTVAASSIVTALDLGTSVLLEADNNINVNEDIITGSMAGDATLTLSADNSIILQNGVDIDATQNSNAHTLGVVFDGNVVLNGSSNSVKTNGGNITFNETIDGAGALTLDALAGTVRFSGNVGATTALDSLNVKGNAINIYGTSVTTANDQIYDGAVSLLTALSGFNNPSFETDGQGSTTITGWTVTNAGVQLNGGSAIAGYATPNDTAAPPIVPSGGSAPYDNYPYPGSYTTQVSSNVDTGSGNNSLQMTSNGGSISAGYGVIRGPYVVSDSEVSLKAGEGISFKWSATGGSDAYDVFGYMVNTATGATQVILDKTGKNSATAQPWTTSSATALADGNYKFVFISGSWDASGGRALGANLYLDDINVFDSKAFTGSKVDFKNTLSAGSSNVTVTANKIDLGGAVSGNNRLALQARDATKAIEIGGGSANAAAGIVDITAAEISNIQSGFEKITVGSASQTGNVQFVGDISLANPYEFRTQGTMTIDSGVTVASSTGLGNGMIFTAENNFVNNGTISAPTATNRIVVYTGYKDSAVLGFTPGTEVISKTRSNYDPSLYFTDNSTKWNVVYSNLTPAPAPAATTPVTSTAQQEKEVSDVVTTIVNSTIVTPPAPLTVPPHAPKPQQIQTQAKNNTLLQSILPQGTTGGGTLNLVGVADGNVPVQTVSMEQLQTAATVQGAGDIRVPLANDSLVELVNGGLNLPKGVSQEFYVVADNAVSGSGNNGMNVEPNNENEKR
- a CDS encoding ShlB/FhaC/HecB family hemolysin secretion/activation protein; its protein translation is MMKRTITLSLLASVSLMAAAPTTGDILRQVEQPKLPETPKALPSVGAGEYKAPLEAKDTVKVFVKSFKFSGNTVFGSDVLAELVKPYEGKELGINALKEVASVITKYYRDNGYFVARAYIPAQSMENGIVEIAIIEGTYGSFDMKNSSLVDTAEVQGFMDHLKQGQIVSTMSLERQMLLINDLSGAQVTNAEVYPGEAVGTSDFRITVSPTPKYNGYAIVDNYGSRYTGENRLSAGGYINSLTGIGDTLSITGLVSNTADLKNIRLGYDRPLGYSGLKGGVSFSMTDYTLDEIENYDAYGRTDSYSAYVSYPTIKTRVHTQTLEASYDHKEMKDSSGTPGSVDEAKKQLDALTLKASDKRNTSLAGLPGSLYASAGYTIGHLGLKNGTAITNDAGLNSGGNYTKLALNALHSQYLRDGMTLQSTCKAQKSFGNNLDSSEDLSVGGTNGVRAYEDSELSGDQGYAISLDLIYALPSLRQISHSTSIFLDHAKVWKNDMTFNSDDNIRTLNAVGVGYAMNYGNFDLKATLAHGFGDERRPQSEAEFHTNSNKFLLQGMMRF